In Zingiber officinale cultivar Zhangliang chromosome 11B, Zo_v1.1, whole genome shotgun sequence, a single window of DNA contains:
- the LOC122035206 gene encoding zinc finger protein CONSTANS-LIKE 3-like: MTSGGEVKKEGCAPRASSKPCDACSLSPAVLHCRADAAFLCGACDATVHGANGLASCHARAWLCEVCEAAPAVVICKSDAATLCATCDADIHTANPLARRHQRVPITPFLGPAASSSASSLQDDASAYSLLHQEATPAQFFFSDADAYLDLDYATSDPDEPKAVNGADPSCLLSPGCSYFDLNVTGSKPESDVSSCHSESSAVVPDVSQVPSAATACLPCTDPAMARAEREARLMRYREKRKSRRFEKTIRYTSRKAYAEARPRVKGRFVKRVEAEVDRIYSEAVVLMVNKE, encoded by the exons ATGACGAGCGGCGGCGAGGTGAAGAAGGAAGGCTGCGCCCCGCGCGCGTCCTCGAAGCCCTGCGACGCCTGCAGCCTCTCCCCAGCTGTCCTCCACTGCCGCGCCGACGCTGCCTTCCTCTGCGGCGCCTGCGACGCCACCGTTCACGGCGCCAACGGTCTGGCCTCCTGCCACGCTCGCGCTTGGCTCTGCGAGGTCTGCGAGGCCGCCCCAGCCGTCGTGATCTGCAAATCCGACGCTGCCACCCTCTGCGCCACCTGCGATGCCGACATCCACACCGCCAACCCCCTCGCCCGCCGCCATCAGCGCGTCCCCATCACCCCCTTCCTAGGCCCCGCCGCCTCCTCAAGCGCCTCCTCCCTCCAAGATGACGCCTCCGCCTATTCTCTCCTCCACCAGGAGGCGACGCCGGCGCAGTTCTTCTTCTCCGACGCCGACGCCTACCTCGATCTCGACTATGCCACGTCAGATCCGGACGAGCCCAAGGCCGTTAACGGAGCGGATCCGTCCTGCCTCCTCTCGCCCGGCTGCAGCTACTTCGATCTCAACGTGACCGGATCCAAGCCCGAGTCCGATGTTTCATCCTGCCACAGC GAGTCATCGGCGGTGGTGCCGGATGTGTCCCAGGTGCCGTCAGCAGCAACGGCGTGTCTTCCGTGCACGGACCCGGCCATGGCGCGGGCGGAGCGGGAGGCTAGGCTGATGCGGTAtagggagaagaggaagagccGGCGGTTTGAGAAGACGATAAGGTACACGTCGAGGAAGGCCTACGCGGAGGCGCGGCCGAGGGTGAAGGGGCGGTTCGTGAAGCGGGTCGAGGCGGAGGTCGACCGAATCTACTCGGAGGCGGTGGTTCTCATGGTAAACAAGGAATAA